A window of Cohnella herbarum contains these coding sequences:
- a CDS encoding DUF1643 domain-containing protein yields the protein MINAKAIHDVTGKKRYYLIKTWDEKKPIVTSLLYNPNDATSLMNDKTVNNVFNITVQAENNRFGSLIVVNLIPIKSKSPSLLSKHEKLEDEDNVEFLKEAFYLSDIILVGWGVDGGKIRNFPKTKELLLQHRSKLRCLGTTGNNIPSHPSRKTDKVIWSIYTLT from the coding sequence GTGATTAACGCAAAAGCGATACATGATGTTACTGGTAAAAAGCGTTATTACTTAATCAAAACATGGGATGAAAAAAAACCAATTGTCACAAGCTTATTATATAACCCCAACGATGCCACATCTTTAATGAATGATAAGACAGTTAACAATGTATTTAACATAACCGTGCAAGCTGAGAATAATAGATTTGGTTCTCTTATCGTTGTGAATCTAATTCCTATTAAAAGTAAATCTCCGAGTTTGCTGAGTAAACATGAGAAATTAGAGGATGAAGATAATGTAGAATTTTTAAAAGAAGCTTTTTACTTGTCTGATATTATTTTGGTAGGCTGGGGAGTCGATGGAGGTAAAATTCGGAACTTTCCTAAAACCAAAGAACTACTTTTACAACATCGAAGCAAACTAAGATGTTTAGGAACTACAGGCAATAATATTCCTAGTCATCCAAGTAGGAAGACGGATAAAGTGATATGGTCGATTTATACATTGACGTGA
- a CDS encoding DUF4238 domain-containing protein yields MDLPDTKPDAIEDVFAYVEDNVAPIIKEVCNSHEIPDGVEDYNWLINYISLLAERTPARRKVYKKPMVDIAKRMSQMMLATPERFESIKLRMKENGVEDDDKVSYEDLRKFIFEENYTISFDNNTHVNNLLTAIDVIIPILGDRNWTVAYVPPEVGDFICSDNPVSLHWTTQKERGIWSSPGHGLRETEVSIPLSSRIMLLGRFEMLPPSIVISSKRNLAILNSYTGMYADRFIYSKENDFVWFKRDHTIGNVADFKLMIFEKSESE; encoded by the coding sequence GTGGATTTACCTGACACAAAGCCTGATGCAATTGAAGATGTATTCGCTTATGTAGAAGACAATGTTGCCCCTATAATAAAAGAGGTATGTAATAGCCATGAAATTCCAGACGGAGTGGAAGACTATAACTGGCTGATTAATTACATATCCCTGTTGGCTGAGAGGACACCAGCTAGAAGAAAAGTCTATAAGAAGCCAATGGTAGATATCGCTAAAAGAATGTCACAAATGATGTTGGCAACACCTGAGAGGTTCGAATCAATTAAGCTAAGAATGAAAGAAAATGGAGTTGAGGACGACGATAAAGTTTCTTATGAAGACCTAAGAAAGTTTATCTTTGAGGAAAATTACACAATATCTTTCGACAATAATACACATGTCAATAATCTGTTGACAGCAATAGATGTCATCATTCCTATTCTGGGTGATAGAAACTGGACAGTTGCCTATGTACCGCCCGAGGTAGGTGACTTTATATGTTCGGATAATCCAGTGAGTCTTCATTGGACAACGCAAAAAGAACGAGGGATTTGGTCATCTCCTGGTCATGGGCTCAGGGAGACTGAAGTCAGTATCCCACTGAGTAGTCGGATAATGCTACTAGGTCGGTTCGAAATGCTTCCACCCAGTATCGTTATATCGTCAAAGCGAAACTTGGCTATTTTAAATAGTTACACGGGAATGTACGCTGATCGATTTATCTACTCGAAAGAGAATGATTTCGTATGGTTCAAGCGAGACCATACTATAGGAAACGTTGCTGATTTCAAGCTAATGATTTTTGAAAAGAGTGAATCAGAATGA
- a CDS encoding transposase, with product MKQNLEQPRFRKLSQGECAGAPILRSLWDRFDFSLLLTQSGIFKRSGAPAWMLCFMYAIGLLSGCTSVVQMSDLVRKDALLELMFKPFALAQYTFSRFFTTPFAWRTFGKKRVARLQADNETALQEGDVVNLDDTHSAHPYAKKLPFLCWLRDSSTKTYSWCMSLVVVQAVLRSGLEYPLYYSVWHKVEGDEVSVSKFDLARQMLLMLRESVSCRLWVAMDRWYLCKDFFVFLQNHSYDWVTKAKRNTALFRKIAEPGRRERFVPVSARQLIREAYKCLAATGHGLSAIALTDIHMKLPHVTVRRRGQPVTKDRLVPIAAIVATRLKEDEEALIESNDSDDPATYKGAYLITSNRYDAPDEALKVYGKRWRIEVFFRAAKQELGFEQCHSTSESHQHAHMELLFATETLLAYTLWQINKEKTSDDEGCTHGEMVRGLFHTRCQISRTNRKGIQRIYVDFDIEAYRFASIISAYWPKSILMTWWPVSSSANSQNIQLFQRTA from the coding sequence TTGAAACAAAATCTTGAACAGCCTCGCTTTCGTAAGCTCTCACAAGGAGAATGCGCGGGAGCGCCCATCTTACGTTCGCTCTGGGATCGATTCGATTTTTCTCTCTTGTTGACGCAATCGGGTATATTCAAGCGTAGCGGCGCTCCGGCATGGATGCTCTGCTTTATGTATGCGATCGGCCTGCTTTCCGGATGTACGTCCGTTGTGCAAATGAGCGACCTTGTTCGTAAAGATGCGCTTCTCGAACTCATGTTCAAGCCATTTGCGCTTGCACAATATACGTTTAGCCGATTTTTCACAACGCCATTCGCTTGGCGGACATTTGGAAAGAAGCGCGTGGCGAGGTTGCAAGCCGACAACGAAACGGCTCTACAAGAGGGCGATGTCGTCAACCTGGATGATACGCACAGCGCCCATCCGTACGCTAAGAAACTGCCGTTCCTATGTTGGCTTCGAGATTCCTCGACGAAGACCTATAGTTGGTGCATGAGCCTCGTCGTTGTGCAGGCGGTTCTACGGAGCGGTTTGGAATATCCGCTCTATTACAGCGTGTGGCACAAAGTGGAGGGAGACGAAGTGTCCGTCAGCAAGTTTGACCTAGCTAGGCAGATGCTGCTAATGCTTCGTGAATCCGTGTCCTGCCGATTGTGGGTCGCGATGGACCGTTGGTATTTGTGTAAAGACTTCTTTGTCTTTTTGCAGAATCATTCCTATGACTGGGTGACAAAGGCCAAGCGCAATACCGCCTTATTTCGTAAGATCGCAGAACCTGGGCGGCGCGAGCGGTTTGTCCCCGTTTCTGCGCGGCAACTGATCCGCGAAGCCTATAAGTGTCTTGCTGCGACAGGCCATGGATTGTCAGCAATCGCATTAACGGATATCCATATGAAGCTCCCCCACGTCACGGTCAGAAGAAGAGGGCAACCCGTTACCAAAGATCGGCTCGTTCCAATTGCAGCCATTGTCGCTACGCGACTGAAAGAGGATGAAGAAGCTCTTATCGAGAGCAACGACAGTGACGATCCGGCCACCTACAAAGGAGCCTACTTGATCACTAGTAACCGATATGACGCACCCGATGAGGCGCTTAAGGTCTACGGGAAACGTTGGCGGATAGAGGTGTTCTTTCGCGCCGCCAAACAGGAGCTCGGCTTCGAACAATGTCACTCTACATCTGAGTCGCACCAACACGCCCACATGGAATTGTTGTTTGCTACAGAGACGCTGCTCGCTTATACGTTGTGGCAAATAAACAAAGAAAAAACGAGTGATGATGAAGGCTGCACCCACGGCGAAATGGTCCGCGGCCTCTTCCACACTCGTTGCCAGATTAGCCGAACAAACCGCAAGGGCATCCAGCGAATCTACGTCGATTTTGACATAGAGGCTTATCGATTTGCAAGCATTATTTCCGCTTATTGGCCCAAGTCTATTCTCATGACATGGTGGCCTGTTTCTTCGTCGGCTAATTCGCAAAATATCCAGTTATTTCAACGAACTGCATAA
- a CDS encoding WG repeat-containing protein: MRTITVLLLGFSLFVGSSNTPVTASSTHPMTIEAIFDAARPFHEGLAAVQSGEQWGVIDKSGSFVMQPRYNLIEDFKNGYALVGQLDSKGYNQIGLIDKTGKETIEPIYYPLDLLEGGIVRLSRNGKYGLREASGKQIIPLKYDLIGDFREGLALVANRVNNKPKYGYIDRSGKLVIPIQYEDVREFKFGYAAVCKNGKWGIINKRGKVIIPLKYNNIGSYDESLFTFAQTSSKVSSRVINDPFKTQVVDANGKYHNVEWGAADIRTGKVKIAAQYDYFWEFTNGYAWVVKNNRKGIIDRSGRISVPIQYHGIEDLSRPNNGDPVFVLYDAGGKLGLFNTENPKAKIIMHNYSNLASSRDYPGGEGAVRVVDKNKKIGVIGLTGREVAPPKYDELRDFRDGFAVMKRDKKYGMIDLTGKEVIAPQYSSLGYFNEGLASFTKNGKSGYVDIKGNEVIPAQFENTITSNFSNGMAAVRIGNRWGYISNPL, encoded by the coding sequence ATGAGAACGATTACTGTATTATTGCTTGGATTTAGTTTATTCGTTGGAAGCAGCAATACTCCGGTCACTGCAAGCTCTACGCATCCGATGACAATCGAAGCCATCTTCGATGCGGCTCGCCCATTTCATGAAGGTTTGGCTGCAGTTCAGTCAGGGGAACAATGGGGCGTTATAGATAAATCCGGAAGTTTTGTCATGCAGCCTCGGTACAATTTGATTGAAGATTTCAAAAACGGGTATGCGCTCGTCGGTCAACTTGATTCTAAAGGGTATAACCAGATAGGACTGATTGATAAAACGGGCAAGGAAACGATAGAGCCAATCTATTATCCGCTTGATCTGTTGGAGGGCGGTATTGTTAGACTTTCGCGCAATGGAAAATACGGTTTAAGGGAGGCGAGCGGCAAACAAATTATTCCTCTCAAATATGATCTTATCGGTGACTTCCGCGAGGGCCTTGCACTTGTTGCAAACAGAGTAAATAACAAACCCAAATACGGATACATAGATCGATCAGGCAAACTTGTTATTCCGATTCAATACGAAGACGTGCGCGAATTCAAGTTTGGTTATGCCGCAGTCTGCAAGAATGGAAAGTGGGGAATTATCAACAAACGCGGCAAAGTCATTATTCCGTTAAAGTACAATAACATCGGTTCTTACGATGAAAGCTTGTTTACTTTCGCTCAGACAAGTTCAAAAGTATCCTCACGCGTTATTAATGATCCGTTCAAAACCCAAGTCGTCGACGCAAACGGCAAATATCACAACGTCGAGTGGGGTGCAGCCGACATACGGACCGGTAAAGTCAAGATTGCAGCACAATATGATTATTTCTGGGAATTTACGAATGGCTACGCATGGGTTGTAAAAAATAATCGCAAAGGCATTATCGATCGATCAGGTAGAATTAGTGTGCCTATCCAATATCATGGGATCGAAGATCTATCAAGGCCAAATAATGGTGATCCCGTATTCGTGTTATACGACGCGGGAGGAAAACTTGGTCTATTCAATACAGAAAACCCAAAAGCAAAAATTATCATGCATAATTATAGCAACTTGGCATCTTCCCGTGATTACCCTGGTGGAGAAGGTGCCGTACGAGTGGTAGATAAAAATAAAAAAATAGGGGTTATCGGTCTCACGGGGAGAGAAGTCGCACCACCTAAATATGACGAATTGAGAGATTTCCGAGATGGTTTTGCCGTTATGAAGCGCGATAAGAAATATGGCATGATCGATCTTACAGGTAAGGAAGTCATCGCACCACAATACTCTTCACTGGGATATTTCAATGAAGGATTAGCCTCATTTACGAAGAATGGTAAATCCGGCTATGTTGATATTAAAGGAAACGAAGTGATACCTGCCCAATTTGAGAACACAATTACGAGCAATTTCAGCAACGGAATGGCGGCAGTTCGGATTGGAAACAGGTGGGGGTATATCTCGAATCCACTTTAA
- a CDS encoding TrmH family RNA methyltransferase translates to MRSLEGYIGSASNPRVKEWAKLLERKYRDREGKFLLEGIHLVKDALDANWPLEIIAFDEGSGVLESFSEQLDGEREAGIGTKWIPVSPEVISKCSETGTPQPIFAVALKRPPGEELLFGDDRVGLVAVLDGVQDPGNLGTIVRSAAASGATAVVLGKGTVDLYNPKTIRSTMGALFHVPVLEADLSVLLPEASAQGVTVVGTSLQAAQSCYEYDFSRRNLWLVFGNEGSGVSETVIKLAHANVIIPMSGRAESLNVAMAATVLLFEAQRQRGNKRN, encoded by the coding sequence ATGCGGAGCCTTGAAGGATATATCGGATCAGCTTCCAACCCGCGGGTGAAAGAATGGGCGAAGCTGTTGGAGCGTAAGTATAGAGACCGGGAAGGCAAGTTCCTGCTGGAAGGAATCCATCTCGTGAAAGATGCTTTGGACGCGAATTGGCCATTGGAGATTATCGCTTTCGACGAAGGTTCGGGCGTACTCGAATCGTTCAGCGAACAGTTGGACGGAGAACGGGAAGCCGGTATCGGAACGAAATGGATACCGGTCTCGCCGGAAGTCATCTCGAAGTGCAGTGAGACCGGAACTCCGCAGCCGATCTTCGCCGTTGCGTTGAAACGTCCGCCGGGCGAGGAACTGTTGTTCGGAGACGATCGCGTTGGACTCGTAGCTGTGCTTGACGGGGTCCAGGATCCGGGTAACTTGGGCACGATTGTAAGAAGTGCCGCCGCGAGCGGGGCTACGGCGGTCGTTCTGGGTAAAGGGACCGTGGACTTGTACAATCCGAAGACGATTCGTTCAACGATGGGGGCGTTGTTTCACGTCCCCGTGCTCGAGGCGGATTTAAGCGTACTGTTACCGGAGGCGTCGGCTCAAGGCGTCACTGTTGTCGGGACAAGCTTGCAAGCCGCGCAATCGTGTTACGAGTATGATTTCAGTCGTCGGAACTTGTGGCTTGTGTTCGGCAATGAAGGCAGCGGCGTTTCGGAGACGGTTATTAAATTAGCGCATGCGAATGTAATTATACCGATGTCGGGGCGGGCTGAATCGCTGAACGTCGCTATGGCGGCGACGGTGCTGCTATTCGAAGCTCAGCGGCAGCGGGGGAATAAAAGGAATTAA
- a CDS encoding potassium channel family protein yields MGKKPHAKKQFAIIGLGRFGSSVAKYLAEMGYEVLAVDDNAQRVQDVAHAVTHAVTADSTDEEAMTALGIRNFDVVVVAIGQDIQSSILTTLILKDLGVPYIIVKAQNELHGKVLHKIGANRVVFPERDMGLRVAHHLISPNILEHIELSADYSIVEMKIPSSIIGKNLKQLDIRHKYNCNVLAVKRNGEMNITPRADEPLIREDILVIVGKNEQLTKLEQTYAEP; encoded by the coding sequence ATGGGCAAGAAACCGCATGCCAAGAAACAATTCGCGATTATCGGATTGGGCCGATTCGGCTCAAGCGTGGCGAAATATTTAGCGGAAATGGGATACGAAGTGCTTGCGGTGGACGATAACGCGCAGCGCGTACAAGACGTCGCGCACGCGGTCACGCACGCCGTAACCGCCGATTCGACGGATGAAGAGGCGATGACCGCGCTAGGCATTCGCAATTTCGACGTTGTGGTCGTCGCGATCGGGCAAGATATTCAATCGAGCATCTTGACGACCTTGATCCTGAAGGATCTGGGCGTTCCTTATATTATCGTTAAAGCACAGAACGAGTTGCACGGCAAGGTGTTGCACAAGATCGGCGCGAACAGGGTCGTTTTCCCCGAACGGGATATGGGGCTTCGCGTTGCTCATCATTTAATATCGCCGAATATTCTGGAGCACATCGAGCTCTCGGCCGATTACAGCATCGTCGAGATGAAGATTCCTTCCTCGATAATCGGCAAAAACCTGAAGCAGCTCGATATTCGTCATAAATACAACTGTAACGTTCTTGCGGTAAAACGAAACGGCGAGATGAACATTACTCCGCGAGCGGATGAGCCTTTGATTCGCGAAGATATCCTCGTCATCGTAGGGAAGAACGAACAATTAACGAAGCTGGAGCAAACGTATGCGGAGCCTTGA